A stretch of the Macaca mulatta isolate MMU2019108-1 chromosome 16, T2T-MMU8v2.0, whole genome shotgun sequence genome encodes the following:
- the SPATA20 gene encoding spermatogenesis-associated protein 20 isoform X2: MLGARAWLGSVLLLPRAGVGLAASRRGSSSRDKDRSATVSSSVPMPAGGKGSHPSSTPQRVPNRLIHEKSPYLLQHAYNPVDWYPWGQEAFDKARKENKPIFLSVGYSTCHWCHMMEEESFQNEEIGRLLSEDFVSVKVDREERPDVDKVYMTFVQATSSGGGWPMNVWLTPNLQPFVGGTYFPPEDGLTRVGFRTVLLRIREQWKQNKNTLLENSQRVTTALLARSEISMGDRQLPPSAATMNNRCFQQLDEGYDEEYGGFAEAPKFPTPVILSFLFSYWLSHRLTQDGSRAQQMALHTLKMMANGGIRDHVGQGFHRYSTDCQWHVPHFEKMLYDQAQLAVAYSQAFQISGDEFYSDVAKGILQYVARSLSHRSGGFYSAEDADSPPERGMRPKEGAYYVWTVKEVQQLLPEPVLGATEPLTSGQLLMKHYGLTEAGNISPSQDPKGELQGQNVLTVRYSLELTAARFGLDVEAVRTLLNTGLEKLFQARKHRPKPHLDSKMLAAWNGLMVSGYAVTGAVLGQDRLINYATNGAKFLKRHMFDVASGRLMRTCYTGSGGTVEHSNPPCWGFLEDYAFVVRGLLDLYEASQESAWLEWALRLQDTQDRLFWDSQGGGYFCSEAELGAGLPLRLKDDQDGAEPSANSVSAHNLLRLHGFTGHKDWMDKCVCLLTAFSERMRRVPVALPEMVRALSAQQQTLKQIVICGDRQAKDTKALVQCVHSVYIPNKVLILADGDPSSFLSRQLPFLSTLRRLEDQATAYVCENQACSMPITDPCELRKLLHP; encoded by the exons ATGCTGGGCGCACGGGCCTGGTTGGGCAGCGTACTTCTGCTACCCCGCGCCGGTGTAGGCCTCGCCGCGAGCCGCAG GGGTAGCTCCTCCCGGGACAAGGACCGAAGTGCGACGGTCAGTAGTTCAGTGCCCATGCCTGCTGGAGGGAAGGGAAGCCATCCTTCATCTACACCCCAGAGGGTCCCCAACCGCCTGATCCACGAGAAGTCACCATACCTCCTACAACATGCCTACAATCCCGTGGACTG GTACCCCTGGGGACAGGAAGCCTTCGACAAGGCCAGGAAAGAAAACAAGCCGATTTTCCTCTCAG TCGGGTACTCCACCTGCCACTGGTGCCACATGATGGAAGAGGAGTCCTTCCAGAATGAGGAGATCGGCCGCCTGCTCAGTGAGGACTTTGTGAGCGTGAAGGTAGACCGTGAGGAGCGGCCCGACGTGGACAAGGTGTACATGACATTCGTGCAG GCCACCAGCAGCGGCGGGGGCTGGCCCATGAATGTGTGGCTGACTCCCAACCTCCAGCCCTTTGTGGGGGGCACCTATTTCCCTCCTGAGGATGGCTTGACCCGAGTCGGCTTCCGCACAGTGTTGCTGAGAATACGAGAACAG TGGAAACAGAACAAGAACACCCTGCTAGAAAACAGCCAGCGTGTCACCACTGCCCTACTGGCCCGATCAGAAATCAGCATGGGTGACCGCCAGCTGCCGCCCTCTGCCGCCACCATGAACAATCGCTGCTTCCAGCAGCTGGACGAGGGCTACGATGAGGAATACGGTGGCTTCGCTGAGGCCCCCAAGTTTCCCACGCCGG TGATCCTGAGCTTCCTGTTCTCCTATTGGCTCAGCCATCGACTGACTCAGGATGGCTCTCGGGCCCAGCAGATGGCCTTGCATACCCTGAAAATGATGGCCAACGGGGGCATCCGGGACCATGTGGGGCAG GGTTTTCACCGCTACTCCACAGACTGCCAGTGGCACGTCCCTCACTTCGAGAAGATGCTGTATGACCAGGCACAGCTTGCTGTGGCCTATTCGCAGGCCTTCCAG ATCTCTGGTGATGAATTCTACTCTGACGTGGCCAAAGGCATCCTGCAGTACGTGGCTCGGAGCCTGAGCCACCGG tccGGAGGCTTCTATAGCGCGGAGGATGCAGACTCGCCCCCAGAGCGGGGCATGCGGCCCAAAGAGGGTGCCTACTATGTGTGGACGGTCAAAGAAGTTCAGCAGCTCCTCCCGGAGCCTGTGCTGGGCGCCACCGAGCCGCTGACCTCAGGCCAGCTCCTCATGAAGCACTACGGCCTCACAGAGGCTGGTAACATCAGCCCCAGTCAG GACCCCAAGGGGGAGCTGCAGGGCCAGAATGTGCTGACCGTCCGGTACTCGCTGGAGCTGACCGCTGCCCGCTTTGGCTTGGATGTGGAGGCCGTGCGGACCTTGCTCAATACAGGGCTGGAGAAGCTCTTCCAGGCCCGGAAGCATCGGCCCAAGCCGCACCTGGACAGCAAGATGCTGGCTGCCTGGAATG GCTTGATGGTGTCAGGCTATGCTGTGACCGGGGCTGTCCTGGGCCAAGACAGGCTGATCAACTATGCCACCAATGGTGCCAAGTTCCTGAAGCGGCACATGTTTGATGTGGCCAGTGGCCGCCTGATGCGGACCTGCTACACCGGCTCTGGGGGGACTGTGGAGCACAG CAACCCACCCTGCTGGGGCTTCCTGGAGGACTACGCCTTCGTGGTGCGGGGCCTGCTGGACCTGTATGAGGCCTCACAGGAGAGTGCGTGGCTCGAGTGGGCTCTGCGGCTGCAGGACACACAGGACAGGCTCTTTTGGGACTCCCAGGGTGGCGGCTACTTCTGCAGTGAGGCTGAGCTGGGGGCTGGCCTGCCCCTGCGTCTGAAGGACG ACCAGGATGGCGCAGAGCCCAGCGCCAATTCCGTGTCAGCCCACAACCTGCTCCGGCTGCACGGCTTCACGGGTCACAAGGACTGGATGGACAAGTGTGTGTGCCTATTGACTGCCTTCTCCGAGCGCATGCGCCGTGTCCCAGTAGCATTGCCCGAGATGGTCCGCGCCCTCTCAGCCCAGCAGCAGACCCTCAAGCAG ATCGTGATCTGTGGAGACCGCCAGGCCAAGGATACCAAGGCTCTGGTGCAGTGTGTCCACTCTGTCTACATTCCTAACAAG GTGCTGATTCTGGCTGATGGGGACCCCTCGAGCTTCCTGTCCCGCCAGCTGCCTTTCCTGAGTACCCTCCGACGGCTGGAAGACCAGGCCACTGCATATGTATGTGAGAATCAAGCCTGCTCAATGCCCATCACTGATCCCTGTGAATTACGAAAACTGCTACATCCATGA
- the SPATA20 gene encoding spermatogenesis-associated protein 20 isoform X3, with the protein MSHLSSPPKKHKGEHKGHSLPHGSERGSSSRDKDRSATVSSSVPMPAGGKGSHPSSTPQRVPNRLIHEKSPYLLQHAYNPVDWYPWGQEAFDKARKENKPIFLSVGYSTCHWCHMMEEESFQNEEIGRLLSEDFVSVKVDREERPDVDKVYMTFVQATSSGGGWPMNVWLTPNLQPFVGGTYFPPEDGLTRVGFRTVLLRIREQWKQNKNTLLENSQRVTTALLARSEISMGDRQLPPSAATMNNRCFQQLDEGYDEEYGGFAEAPKFPTPVILSFLFSYWLSHRLTQDGSRAQQMALHTLKMMANGGIRDHVGQGFHRYSTDCQWHVPHFEKMLYDQAQLAVAYSQAFQISGDEFYSDVAKGILQYVARSLSHRSGGFYSAEDADSPPERGMRPKEGAYYVWTVKEVQQLLPEPVLGATEPLTSGQLLMKHYGLTEAGNISPSQDPKGELQGQNVLTVRYSLELTAARFGLDVEAVRTLLNTGLEKLFQARKHRPKPHLDSKMLAAWNGLMVSGYAVTGAVLGQDRLINYATNGAKFLKRHMFDVASGRLMRTCYTGSGGTVEHSNPPCWGFLEDYAFVVRGLLDLYEASQESAWLEWALRLQDTQDRLFWDSQGGGYFCSEAELGAGLPLRLKDDQDGAEPSANSVSAHNLLRLHGFTGHKDWMDKCVCLLTAFSERMRRVPVALPEMVRALSAQQQTLKQIVICGDRQAKDTKALVQCVHSVYIPNKVLILADGDPSSFLSRQLPFLSTLRRLEDQATAYVCENQACSMPITDPCELRKLLHP; encoded by the exons ATGAGCCACCTCTCCTCACCCCCCAAAAAACATAAGGGGGAGCACAAAGGCCACAGTCTCCCCCATGGTTCAGAAAG GGGTAGCTCCTCCCGGGACAAGGACCGAAGTGCGACGGTCAGTAGTTCAGTGCCCATGCCTGCTGGAGGGAAGGGAAGCCATCCTTCATCTACACCCCAGAGGGTCCCCAACCGCCTGATCCACGAGAAGTCACCATACCTCCTACAACATGCCTACAATCCCGTGGACTG GTACCCCTGGGGACAGGAAGCCTTCGACAAGGCCAGGAAAGAAAACAAGCCGATTTTCCTCTCAG TCGGGTACTCCACCTGCCACTGGTGCCACATGATGGAAGAGGAGTCCTTCCAGAATGAGGAGATCGGCCGCCTGCTCAGTGAGGACTTTGTGAGCGTGAAGGTAGACCGTGAGGAGCGGCCCGACGTGGACAAGGTGTACATGACATTCGTGCAG GCCACCAGCAGCGGCGGGGGCTGGCCCATGAATGTGTGGCTGACTCCCAACCTCCAGCCCTTTGTGGGGGGCACCTATTTCCCTCCTGAGGATGGCTTGACCCGAGTCGGCTTCCGCACAGTGTTGCTGAGAATACGAGAACAG TGGAAACAGAACAAGAACACCCTGCTAGAAAACAGCCAGCGTGTCACCACTGCCCTACTGGCCCGATCAGAAATCAGCATGGGTGACCGCCAGCTGCCGCCCTCTGCCGCCACCATGAACAATCGCTGCTTCCAGCAGCTGGACGAGGGCTACGATGAGGAATACGGTGGCTTCGCTGAGGCCCCCAAGTTTCCCACGCCGG TGATCCTGAGCTTCCTGTTCTCCTATTGGCTCAGCCATCGACTGACTCAGGATGGCTCTCGGGCCCAGCAGATGGCCTTGCATACCCTGAAAATGATGGCCAACGGGGGCATCCGGGACCATGTGGGGCAG GGTTTTCACCGCTACTCCACAGACTGCCAGTGGCACGTCCCTCACTTCGAGAAGATGCTGTATGACCAGGCACAGCTTGCTGTGGCCTATTCGCAGGCCTTCCAG ATCTCTGGTGATGAATTCTACTCTGACGTGGCCAAAGGCATCCTGCAGTACGTGGCTCGGAGCCTGAGCCACCGG tccGGAGGCTTCTATAGCGCGGAGGATGCAGACTCGCCCCCAGAGCGGGGCATGCGGCCCAAAGAGGGTGCCTACTATGTGTGGACGGTCAAAGAAGTTCAGCAGCTCCTCCCGGAGCCTGTGCTGGGCGCCACCGAGCCGCTGACCTCAGGCCAGCTCCTCATGAAGCACTACGGCCTCACAGAGGCTGGTAACATCAGCCCCAGTCAG GACCCCAAGGGGGAGCTGCAGGGCCAGAATGTGCTGACCGTCCGGTACTCGCTGGAGCTGACCGCTGCCCGCTTTGGCTTGGATGTGGAGGCCGTGCGGACCTTGCTCAATACAGGGCTGGAGAAGCTCTTCCAGGCCCGGAAGCATCGGCCCAAGCCGCACCTGGACAGCAAGATGCTGGCTGCCTGGAATG GCTTGATGGTGTCAGGCTATGCTGTGACCGGGGCTGTCCTGGGCCAAGACAGGCTGATCAACTATGCCACCAATGGTGCCAAGTTCCTGAAGCGGCACATGTTTGATGTGGCCAGTGGCCGCCTGATGCGGACCTGCTACACCGGCTCTGGGGGGACTGTGGAGCACAG CAACCCACCCTGCTGGGGCTTCCTGGAGGACTACGCCTTCGTGGTGCGGGGCCTGCTGGACCTGTATGAGGCCTCACAGGAGAGTGCGTGGCTCGAGTGGGCTCTGCGGCTGCAGGACACACAGGACAGGCTCTTTTGGGACTCCCAGGGTGGCGGCTACTTCTGCAGTGAGGCTGAGCTGGGGGCTGGCCTGCCCCTGCGTCTGAAGGACG ACCAGGATGGCGCAGAGCCCAGCGCCAATTCCGTGTCAGCCCACAACCTGCTCCGGCTGCACGGCTTCACGGGTCACAAGGACTGGATGGACAAGTGTGTGTGCCTATTGACTGCCTTCTCCGAGCGCATGCGCCGTGTCCCAGTAGCATTGCCCGAGATGGTCCGCGCCCTCTCAGCCCAGCAGCAGACCCTCAAGCAG ATCGTGATCTGTGGAGACCGCCAGGCCAAGGATACCAAGGCTCTGGTGCAGTGTGTCCACTCTGTCTACATTCCTAACAAG GTGCTGATTCTGGCTGATGGGGACCCCTCGAGCTTCCTGTCCCGCCAGCTGCCTTTCCTGAGTACCCTCCGACGGCTGGAAGACCAGGCCACTGCATATGTATGTGAGAATCAAGCCTGCTCAATGCCCATCACTGATCCCTGTGAATTACGAAAACTGCTACATCCATGA
- the SPATA20 gene encoding spermatogenesis-associated protein 20 isoform X1, whose amino-acid sequence MLGARAWLGSVLLLPRAGVGLAASRRCPGVWPRTWPHRNPSRGSSSRDKDRSATVSSSVPMPAGGKGSHPSSTPQRVPNRLIHEKSPYLLQHAYNPVDWYPWGQEAFDKARKENKPIFLSVGYSTCHWCHMMEEESFQNEEIGRLLSEDFVSVKVDREERPDVDKVYMTFVQATSSGGGWPMNVWLTPNLQPFVGGTYFPPEDGLTRVGFRTVLLRIREQWKQNKNTLLENSQRVTTALLARSEISMGDRQLPPSAATMNNRCFQQLDEGYDEEYGGFAEAPKFPTPVILSFLFSYWLSHRLTQDGSRAQQMALHTLKMMANGGIRDHVGQGFHRYSTDCQWHVPHFEKMLYDQAQLAVAYSQAFQISGDEFYSDVAKGILQYVARSLSHRSGGFYSAEDADSPPERGMRPKEGAYYVWTVKEVQQLLPEPVLGATEPLTSGQLLMKHYGLTEAGNISPSQDPKGELQGQNVLTVRYSLELTAARFGLDVEAVRTLLNTGLEKLFQARKHRPKPHLDSKMLAAWNGLMVSGYAVTGAVLGQDRLINYATNGAKFLKRHMFDVASGRLMRTCYTGSGGTVEHSNPPCWGFLEDYAFVVRGLLDLYEASQESAWLEWALRLQDTQDRLFWDSQGGGYFCSEAELGAGLPLRLKDDQDGAEPSANSVSAHNLLRLHGFTGHKDWMDKCVCLLTAFSERMRRVPVALPEMVRALSAQQQTLKQIVICGDRQAKDTKALVQCVHSVYIPNKVLILADGDPSSFLSRQLPFLSTLRRLEDQATAYVCENQACSMPITDPCELRKLLHP is encoded by the exons ATGCTGGGCGCACGGGCCTGGTTGGGCAGCGTACTTCTGCTACCCCGCGCCGGTGTAGGCCTCGCCGCGAGCCGCAG GTGTCCTGGGGTCTGGCCCAGGACCTGGCCCCACAGGAATCCCAGCAG GGGTAGCTCCTCCCGGGACAAGGACCGAAGTGCGACGGTCAGTAGTTCAGTGCCCATGCCTGCTGGAGGGAAGGGAAGCCATCCTTCATCTACACCCCAGAGGGTCCCCAACCGCCTGATCCACGAGAAGTCACCATACCTCCTACAACATGCCTACAATCCCGTGGACTG GTACCCCTGGGGACAGGAAGCCTTCGACAAGGCCAGGAAAGAAAACAAGCCGATTTTCCTCTCAG TCGGGTACTCCACCTGCCACTGGTGCCACATGATGGAAGAGGAGTCCTTCCAGAATGAGGAGATCGGCCGCCTGCTCAGTGAGGACTTTGTGAGCGTGAAGGTAGACCGTGAGGAGCGGCCCGACGTGGACAAGGTGTACATGACATTCGTGCAG GCCACCAGCAGCGGCGGGGGCTGGCCCATGAATGTGTGGCTGACTCCCAACCTCCAGCCCTTTGTGGGGGGCACCTATTTCCCTCCTGAGGATGGCTTGACCCGAGTCGGCTTCCGCACAGTGTTGCTGAGAATACGAGAACAG TGGAAACAGAACAAGAACACCCTGCTAGAAAACAGCCAGCGTGTCACCACTGCCCTACTGGCCCGATCAGAAATCAGCATGGGTGACCGCCAGCTGCCGCCCTCTGCCGCCACCATGAACAATCGCTGCTTCCAGCAGCTGGACGAGGGCTACGATGAGGAATACGGTGGCTTCGCTGAGGCCCCCAAGTTTCCCACGCCGG TGATCCTGAGCTTCCTGTTCTCCTATTGGCTCAGCCATCGACTGACTCAGGATGGCTCTCGGGCCCAGCAGATGGCCTTGCATACCCTGAAAATGATGGCCAACGGGGGCATCCGGGACCATGTGGGGCAG GGTTTTCACCGCTACTCCACAGACTGCCAGTGGCACGTCCCTCACTTCGAGAAGATGCTGTATGACCAGGCACAGCTTGCTGTGGCCTATTCGCAGGCCTTCCAG ATCTCTGGTGATGAATTCTACTCTGACGTGGCCAAAGGCATCCTGCAGTACGTGGCTCGGAGCCTGAGCCACCGG tccGGAGGCTTCTATAGCGCGGAGGATGCAGACTCGCCCCCAGAGCGGGGCATGCGGCCCAAAGAGGGTGCCTACTATGTGTGGACGGTCAAAGAAGTTCAGCAGCTCCTCCCGGAGCCTGTGCTGGGCGCCACCGAGCCGCTGACCTCAGGCCAGCTCCTCATGAAGCACTACGGCCTCACAGAGGCTGGTAACATCAGCCCCAGTCAG GACCCCAAGGGGGAGCTGCAGGGCCAGAATGTGCTGACCGTCCGGTACTCGCTGGAGCTGACCGCTGCCCGCTTTGGCTTGGATGTGGAGGCCGTGCGGACCTTGCTCAATACAGGGCTGGAGAAGCTCTTCCAGGCCCGGAAGCATCGGCCCAAGCCGCACCTGGACAGCAAGATGCTGGCTGCCTGGAATG GCTTGATGGTGTCAGGCTATGCTGTGACCGGGGCTGTCCTGGGCCAAGACAGGCTGATCAACTATGCCACCAATGGTGCCAAGTTCCTGAAGCGGCACATGTTTGATGTGGCCAGTGGCCGCCTGATGCGGACCTGCTACACCGGCTCTGGGGGGACTGTGGAGCACAG CAACCCACCCTGCTGGGGCTTCCTGGAGGACTACGCCTTCGTGGTGCGGGGCCTGCTGGACCTGTATGAGGCCTCACAGGAGAGTGCGTGGCTCGAGTGGGCTCTGCGGCTGCAGGACACACAGGACAGGCTCTTTTGGGACTCCCAGGGTGGCGGCTACTTCTGCAGTGAGGCTGAGCTGGGGGCTGGCCTGCCCCTGCGTCTGAAGGACG ACCAGGATGGCGCAGAGCCCAGCGCCAATTCCGTGTCAGCCCACAACCTGCTCCGGCTGCACGGCTTCACGGGTCACAAGGACTGGATGGACAAGTGTGTGTGCCTATTGACTGCCTTCTCCGAGCGCATGCGCCGTGTCCCAGTAGCATTGCCCGAGATGGTCCGCGCCCTCTCAGCCCAGCAGCAGACCCTCAAGCAG ATCGTGATCTGTGGAGACCGCCAGGCCAAGGATACCAAGGCTCTGGTGCAGTGTGTCCACTCTGTCTACATTCCTAACAAG GTGCTGATTCTGGCTGATGGGGACCCCTCGAGCTTCCTGTCCCGCCAGCTGCCTTTCCTGAGTACCCTCCGACGGCTGGAAGACCAGGCCACTGCATATGTATGTGAGAATCAAGCCTGCTCAATGCCCATCACTGATCCCTGTGAATTACGAAAACTGCTACATCCATGA
- the SPATA20 gene encoding spermatogenesis-associated protein 20 isoform X4, whose translation MPAGGKGSHPSSTPQRVPNRLIHEKSPYLLQHAYNPVDWYPWGQEAFDKARKENKPIFLSVGYSTCHWCHMMEEESFQNEEIGRLLSEDFVSVKVDREERPDVDKVYMTFVQATSSGGGWPMNVWLTPNLQPFVGGTYFPPEDGLTRVGFRTVLLRIREQWKQNKNTLLENSQRVTTALLARSEISMGDRQLPPSAATMNNRCFQQLDEGYDEEYGGFAEAPKFPTPVILSFLFSYWLSHRLTQDGSRAQQMALHTLKMMANGGIRDHVGQGFHRYSTDCQWHVPHFEKMLYDQAQLAVAYSQAFQISGDEFYSDVAKGILQYVARSLSHRSGGFYSAEDADSPPERGMRPKEGAYYVWTVKEVQQLLPEPVLGATEPLTSGQLLMKHYGLTEAGNISPSQDPKGELQGQNVLTVRYSLELTAARFGLDVEAVRTLLNTGLEKLFQARKHRPKPHLDSKMLAAWNGLMVSGYAVTGAVLGQDRLINYATNGAKFLKRHMFDVASGRLMRTCYTGSGGTVEHSNPPCWGFLEDYAFVVRGLLDLYEASQESAWLEWALRLQDTQDRLFWDSQGGGYFCSEAELGAGLPLRLKDDQDGAEPSANSVSAHNLLRLHGFTGHKDWMDKCVCLLTAFSERMRRVPVALPEMVRALSAQQQTLKQIVICGDRQAKDTKALVQCVHSVYIPNKVLILADGDPSSFLSRQLPFLSTLRRLEDQATAYVCENQACSMPITDPCELRKLLHP comes from the exons ATGCCTGCTGGAGGGAAGGGAAGCCATCCTTCATCTACACCCCAGAGGGTCCCCAACCGCCTGATCCACGAGAAGTCACCATACCTCCTACAACATGCCTACAATCCCGTGGACTG GTACCCCTGGGGACAGGAAGCCTTCGACAAGGCCAGGAAAGAAAACAAGCCGATTTTCCTCTCAG TCGGGTACTCCACCTGCCACTGGTGCCACATGATGGAAGAGGAGTCCTTCCAGAATGAGGAGATCGGCCGCCTGCTCAGTGAGGACTTTGTGAGCGTGAAGGTAGACCGTGAGGAGCGGCCCGACGTGGACAAGGTGTACATGACATTCGTGCAG GCCACCAGCAGCGGCGGGGGCTGGCCCATGAATGTGTGGCTGACTCCCAACCTCCAGCCCTTTGTGGGGGGCACCTATTTCCCTCCTGAGGATGGCTTGACCCGAGTCGGCTTCCGCACAGTGTTGCTGAGAATACGAGAACAG TGGAAACAGAACAAGAACACCCTGCTAGAAAACAGCCAGCGTGTCACCACTGCCCTACTGGCCCGATCAGAAATCAGCATGGGTGACCGCCAGCTGCCGCCCTCTGCCGCCACCATGAACAATCGCTGCTTCCAGCAGCTGGACGAGGGCTACGATGAGGAATACGGTGGCTTCGCTGAGGCCCCCAAGTTTCCCACGCCGG TGATCCTGAGCTTCCTGTTCTCCTATTGGCTCAGCCATCGACTGACTCAGGATGGCTCTCGGGCCCAGCAGATGGCCTTGCATACCCTGAAAATGATGGCCAACGGGGGCATCCGGGACCATGTGGGGCAG GGTTTTCACCGCTACTCCACAGACTGCCAGTGGCACGTCCCTCACTTCGAGAAGATGCTGTATGACCAGGCACAGCTTGCTGTGGCCTATTCGCAGGCCTTCCAG ATCTCTGGTGATGAATTCTACTCTGACGTGGCCAAAGGCATCCTGCAGTACGTGGCTCGGAGCCTGAGCCACCGG tccGGAGGCTTCTATAGCGCGGAGGATGCAGACTCGCCCCCAGAGCGGGGCATGCGGCCCAAAGAGGGTGCCTACTATGTGTGGACGGTCAAAGAAGTTCAGCAGCTCCTCCCGGAGCCTGTGCTGGGCGCCACCGAGCCGCTGACCTCAGGCCAGCTCCTCATGAAGCACTACGGCCTCACAGAGGCTGGTAACATCAGCCCCAGTCAG GACCCCAAGGGGGAGCTGCAGGGCCAGAATGTGCTGACCGTCCGGTACTCGCTGGAGCTGACCGCTGCCCGCTTTGGCTTGGATGTGGAGGCCGTGCGGACCTTGCTCAATACAGGGCTGGAGAAGCTCTTCCAGGCCCGGAAGCATCGGCCCAAGCCGCACCTGGACAGCAAGATGCTGGCTGCCTGGAATG GCTTGATGGTGTCAGGCTATGCTGTGACCGGGGCTGTCCTGGGCCAAGACAGGCTGATCAACTATGCCACCAATGGTGCCAAGTTCCTGAAGCGGCACATGTTTGATGTGGCCAGTGGCCGCCTGATGCGGACCTGCTACACCGGCTCTGGGGGGACTGTGGAGCACAG CAACCCACCCTGCTGGGGCTTCCTGGAGGACTACGCCTTCGTGGTGCGGGGCCTGCTGGACCTGTATGAGGCCTCACAGGAGAGTGCGTGGCTCGAGTGGGCTCTGCGGCTGCAGGACACACAGGACAGGCTCTTTTGGGACTCCCAGGGTGGCGGCTACTTCTGCAGTGAGGCTGAGCTGGGGGCTGGCCTGCCCCTGCGTCTGAAGGACG ACCAGGATGGCGCAGAGCCCAGCGCCAATTCCGTGTCAGCCCACAACCTGCTCCGGCTGCACGGCTTCACGGGTCACAAGGACTGGATGGACAAGTGTGTGTGCCTATTGACTGCCTTCTCCGAGCGCATGCGCCGTGTCCCAGTAGCATTGCCCGAGATGGTCCGCGCCCTCTCAGCCCAGCAGCAGACCCTCAAGCAG ATCGTGATCTGTGGAGACCGCCAGGCCAAGGATACCAAGGCTCTGGTGCAGTGTGTCCACTCTGTCTACATTCCTAACAAG GTGCTGATTCTGGCTGATGGGGACCCCTCGAGCTTCCTGTCCCGCCAGCTGCCTTTCCTGAGTACCCTCCGACGGCTGGAAGACCAGGCCACTGCATATGTATGTGAGAATCAAGCCTGCTCAATGCCCATCACTGATCCCTGTGAATTACGAAAACTGCTACATCCATGA